The following proteins are encoded in a genomic region of Bombus pyrosoma isolate SC7728 linkage group LG1, ASM1482585v1, whole genome shotgun sequence:
- the LOC122576756 gene encoding vesicular glutamate transporter 1 isoform X2 produces the protein MERKKSSVESVKDTEYGTVKYEDELIPSWKFWKKRRYVVGVLAFFGFFTSYILRVNLSVAIVAMTAKVHKIDKNGTEYFEQEFDWDSKTQGLVLSSFFYGYISTQLLGGWLGARIGGKRVFGLGIATTAFLTIITPPLARMSVYILVALRIVEGICEGVTYPCIHAIWAQWAPPLERSKLATLAFSGSFFGTVFAMPVAGLMAEYLGWASVFYVFGAAGLVWFFYWWIIVKDKPEDDTSISEAELEYIKSSLGNANKEEKITHPWKAMLTSPPVWAIVAAHFSENWGFYTMLTQLPTFMNDVLDFKLDKTGYLSALPYLAMTLVVQFSGHLADYLRTEKILSTTQVRKLFNCGAFVFQTIFMTCTGFILTPTGVVICITIAVGLGGFAWSGFGVNHLDIAPKHASVLMGIGNTVATLPGVVSPIITGYIVQNKSAAEWRIVFIIAGAVYLIGAVIYGLYASGEKQSWAERSNEESKKSYDNPAMEIDNL, from the exons atggagagaaagaaatcCTCGGTTGAGTCTGTCAAGGATACAGAATACGGAAC CGTCAAATACGAAGATGAACTCATACCATCCTGGAAGTTTTGGAAAAAAAGACGATATGTAGTCGGAGTATTAGCATTTTTTGGATTTTTTACGTCCTACATCCTTCGTGTAAATTTAAGCGTAGCCATTGTCGCAATGACCGCGAAGGTTCacaaaatcgataaaaatggaaccgaatatttt GAACAAGAATTCGACTGGGATTCGAAAACACAAGGATTGGTTTTAAGTTCCTTTTTCTACGGATACATAAGTACTCAATTACTGGGAGGATGGCTTGGCGCACGTATTGGCGGAAAAAGAGTTTTCGGTCTTGGAATCGCCACTACAGCTTTTCTTACAATTATCACACCACCCCTAGCCAGAATGAGCGTTTACATTTTGGTTGCTTTGCGAATAGTGGAAGGAATTTGCGAG GGTGTAACATATCCTTGCATACATGCAATATGGGCACAGTGGGCACCTCCATTGGAAAGATCAAAATTAGCGACTCTAGCATTCTCCGGAAGTTTCTTTGGAACTGTATTTGCTATGCCGGTTGCCGGTTTAATGGCTGAATATCTTGGCTGGGCTTCTGTTTTTTACGTTTTTGGAGCAGCTGGTCTTGTTTGGTTTTTTTACTGGTGGATAATCGTGAAGGATAAACCGGAGGACGATACATCTATTTCTGAAGCTGAacttgaatatattaaaagtagcCTTGGAAATGCGAATAAAGAAGAG aaaattaCACATCCATGGAAAGCTATGCTCACATCTCCACCAGTTTGGGCAATTGTTGCAGCTCATTTTAGCGAAAATTGGGGTTTTTACACCATGCTTACTCAGTTACCGACATTTATGAATG ATGTACTGGATTTCAAATTGGATAAAACTGGATATTTATCTGCACTACCGTATCTAGCTATGACTCTCGTTGTTCAATTTTCTGGACACTTAGCAGATTATCTGAGAACAGAGAAAATCCTGTCGACTACGCAG gtGCGTAAGTTATTTAATTGCGGAGCTTTTGTATTTCAAACGATATTCATGACTTGTACAGGTTTTATCTTAACGCCAACGGGGGTGGTTATTTGTATCACTATAGCAGTTGGCCTTGGTGGCTTTGCTTGGTCCGGTTTTGG tgTAAATCATTTGGATATTGCTCCTAAGCATGCCAGTGTGCTTATGGGAATAGGAAATACTGTTGCTACCTTACCTGGAGTTGTGAGTCCTATTATTACTGGATATATTGTCCAAAATAAA AGTGCTGCAGAATGGAGGATAGTTTTCATTATTGCTGGTGCAGTTTATTTGATAGGAGCTGTGATATATGGTTTATACGCATCTGGTGAAAAACAAAGTTGGGCAGAAAGAAGTAATGAAGAATCAAAGAAATCTTATGATAATCCAGCAATGGAAATAGATAATTTGTAG
- the LOC122576756 gene encoding sialin isoform X1: protein MPREYVNRMPMDTGVLERLILYSDKETMERKKSSVESVKDTEYGTVKYEDELIPSWKFWKKRRYVVGVLAFFGFFTSYILRVNLSVAIVAMTAKVHKIDKNGTEYFEQEFDWDSKTQGLVLSSFFYGYISTQLLGGWLGARIGGKRVFGLGIATTAFLTIITPPLARMSVYILVALRIVEGICEGVTYPCIHAIWAQWAPPLERSKLATLAFSGSFFGTVFAMPVAGLMAEYLGWASVFYVFGAAGLVWFFYWWIIVKDKPEDDTSISEAELEYIKSSLGNANKEEKITHPWKAMLTSPPVWAIVAAHFSENWGFYTMLTQLPTFMNDVLDFKLDKTGYLSALPYLAMTLVVQFSGHLADYLRTEKILSTTQVRKLFNCGAFVFQTIFMTCTGFILTPTGVVICITIAVGLGGFAWSGFGVNHLDIAPKHASVLMGIGNTVATLPGVVSPIITGYIVQNKSAAEWRIVFIIAGAVYLIGAVIYGLYASGEKQSWAERSNEESKKSYDNPAMEIDNL, encoded by the exons ATGCCTCGGGAATATGTCAATAGAATGCCTATGGATACTGGTGTGCttgaaagattaattttatattcggATAAG GAAACGatggagagaaagaaatcCTCGGTTGAGTCTGTCAAGGATACAGAATACGGAAC CGTCAAATACGAAGATGAACTCATACCATCCTGGAAGTTTTGGAAAAAAAGACGATATGTAGTCGGAGTATTAGCATTTTTTGGATTTTTTACGTCCTACATCCTTCGTGTAAATTTAAGCGTAGCCATTGTCGCAATGACCGCGAAGGTTCacaaaatcgataaaaatggaaccgaatatttt GAACAAGAATTCGACTGGGATTCGAAAACACAAGGATTGGTTTTAAGTTCCTTTTTCTACGGATACATAAGTACTCAATTACTGGGAGGATGGCTTGGCGCACGTATTGGCGGAAAAAGAGTTTTCGGTCTTGGAATCGCCACTACAGCTTTTCTTACAATTATCACACCACCCCTAGCCAGAATGAGCGTTTACATTTTGGTTGCTTTGCGAATAGTGGAAGGAATTTGCGAG GGTGTAACATATCCTTGCATACATGCAATATGGGCACAGTGGGCACCTCCATTGGAAAGATCAAAATTAGCGACTCTAGCATTCTCCGGAAGTTTCTTTGGAACTGTATTTGCTATGCCGGTTGCCGGTTTAATGGCTGAATATCTTGGCTGGGCTTCTGTTTTTTACGTTTTTGGAGCAGCTGGTCTTGTTTGGTTTTTTTACTGGTGGATAATCGTGAAGGATAAACCGGAGGACGATACATCTATTTCTGAAGCTGAacttgaatatattaaaagtagcCTTGGAAATGCGAATAAAGAAGAG aaaattaCACATCCATGGAAAGCTATGCTCACATCTCCACCAGTTTGGGCAATTGTTGCAGCTCATTTTAGCGAAAATTGGGGTTTTTACACCATGCTTACTCAGTTACCGACATTTATGAATG ATGTACTGGATTTCAAATTGGATAAAACTGGATATTTATCTGCACTACCGTATCTAGCTATGACTCTCGTTGTTCAATTTTCTGGACACTTAGCAGATTATCTGAGAACAGAGAAAATCCTGTCGACTACGCAG gtGCGTAAGTTATTTAATTGCGGAGCTTTTGTATTTCAAACGATATTCATGACTTGTACAGGTTTTATCTTAACGCCAACGGGGGTGGTTATTTGTATCACTATAGCAGTTGGCCTTGGTGGCTTTGCTTGGTCCGGTTTTGG tgTAAATCATTTGGATATTGCTCCTAAGCATGCCAGTGTGCTTATGGGAATAGGAAATACTGTTGCTACCTTACCTGGAGTTGTGAGTCCTATTATTACTGGATATATTGTCCAAAATAAA AGTGCTGCAGAATGGAGGATAGTTTTCATTATTGCTGGTGCAGTTTATTTGATAGGAGCTGTGATATATGGTTTATACGCATCTGGTGAAAAACAAAGTTGGGCAGAAAGAAGTAATGAAGAATCAAAGAAATCTTATGATAATCCAGCAATGGAAATAGATAATTTGTAG
- the LOC122577300 gene encoding cysteine protease ATG4B isoform X2 gives MHYEPEDIPQTDEPVWILGKKYNAIRELDIIRRDIRSKLWFTYRKNFVPIGGYNSTFTSDKGWGCMLRCGQMVLGQALIILHLGRDWQWTAETRNSTYLKILERFEDKRTAAFSIHQIASMGASEGKEVGQWFGPNTIAQVLKKLVVFDEWSSITIHVALDNTLIVNDILKQCRVEGGTTVEADGAVPLKAPSQWKPLLLLIPLRLGLSEINPIYINGLKTSFKIPQSLGVIGGKPNLALYFIGCVENEVIYLDPHTTQRSGSVGKKLEEEEIEMDATYHCKSSSRIPITGIDPSVALCFFCATEKDFKSLCKSIQEELITPEKQPLLELCAERLAQWSPVEDIASEAIATSTYVYFGIYCMLKDLLRRELLYAIAYRKFTKMNKNQIEYLNIKKLDYNFIHYLF, from the exons ATGCATT acgAACCAGAGGATATACCACAAACAGATGAACCAGTATGGATTCttgggaaaaaatataatgccATAAGAG AACTGGACATAATTCGTAGGGATATAAGATCCAAGTTATGGTTTACTTACCGAAAAAATTTTGTGCCTATTGGTGGTTACAATTCTACATTTACATCCGACAAAGGTTGGGGTTGTATGTTAAGATGTGGTCAAATGGTTCTTGGTCAagctttaattatattacatttag gTAGAGATTGGCAATGGACTGCAGAAACTAGAAACAGTACGTACCTGAAAATTCTAGAACGTTTTGAAGACAAACGAACTGCTGCTTTCTCTATTCACCAAATTGCATCAATGGGAGCATcagaaggaaaagaagttGGACAATGGTTTGGACCCAACACAATAGCACAAGTATtaaa aaaattagttGTGTTTGATGAGTGGAGTTCAATTACAATACACGTTGCTTTGGATAATACATTAATAGTTAATGACATTT tAAAGCAATGTAGAGTGGAAGGAGGTACAACAGTGGAAGCTGATGGTGCTGTACCATTGAAAGCACCTAGCCAATGGAAAcctttattacttttaataccTCTTCGCCTTGGATTAAGCGAGATTAATCCTATCTACATTAACGGTCTTAAA ACTTCATTCAAAATTCCACAATCTCTAGGAGTAATAGGAGGAAAACCTAATCTTGCATTATATTTCATAGGATGCGTcg aaaatgaagtaatttatttagatCCTCATACAACACAAAGATCGGGTAGTGTTGGCAAAAAACTAGAAGAGGAAGAGATTGAAATGGATGCTACCTACCATTGTAAATCTTCTAGTCGTATACCTATCACGGGAATAGATCCTTCTGTAGCACTT TGTTTCTTTTGCGCAACTGAAAAGGACTTTAAATCTTTATGCAAATCTATTCAGGAAGAATTAATAACACCAGAAAAGCAACCTTTACTTGAATTATGTGCAGAAAGATTAGCACAGTGGTCACCAGTTGAAGATATAGCGTCAGAAGCTATAGCAACTTCAACTT atGTCTATTTTGGTATATACTGTATGCTAAAAGATCTACTTCGCCGGGAACTTTTGTACGCCATTGCATATcgtaaatttacaaaaatgaacaaaaatcaaattgaatatttaaatataaaaaaacttgattataactttatacattatttattttaa
- the LOC122577300 gene encoding cysteine protease ATG4B isoform X3 produces MDSLFTQNISDEPEDIPQTDEPVWILGKKYNAIRELDIIRRDIRSKLWFTYRKNFVPIGGYNSTFTSDKGWGCMLRCGQMVLGQALIILHLGRDWQWTAETRNSTYLKILERFEDKRTAAFSIHQIASMGASEGKEVGQWFGPNTIAQVLKKLVVFDEWSSITIHVALDNTLIVNDILKQCRVEGGTTVEADGAVPLKAPSQWKPLLLLIPLRLGLSEINPIYINGLKTSFKIPQSLGVIGGKPNLALYFIGCVENEVIYLDPHTTQRSGSVGKKLEEEEIEMDATYHCKSSSRIPITGIDPSVALCFFCATEKDFKSLCKSIQEELITPEKQPLLELCAERLAQWSPVEDIASEAIATSTFVDFEHVDPQCDTSDEDFELLG; encoded by the exons ATGGACAGCCTTTTCacacaaaatatttcagacgAACCAGAGGATATACCACAAACAGATGAACCAGTATGGATTCttgggaaaaaatataatgccATAAGAG AACTGGACATAATTCGTAGGGATATAAGATCCAAGTTATGGTTTACTTACCGAAAAAATTTTGTGCCTATTGGTGGTTACAATTCTACATTTACATCCGACAAAGGTTGGGGTTGTATGTTAAGATGTGGTCAAATGGTTCTTGGTCAagctttaattatattacatttag gTAGAGATTGGCAATGGACTGCAGAAACTAGAAACAGTACGTACCTGAAAATTCTAGAACGTTTTGAAGACAAACGAACTGCTGCTTTCTCTATTCACCAAATTGCATCAATGGGAGCATcagaaggaaaagaagttGGACAATGGTTTGGACCCAACACAATAGCACAAGTATtaaa aaaattagttGTGTTTGATGAGTGGAGTTCAATTACAATACACGTTGCTTTGGATAATACATTAATAGTTAATGACATTT tAAAGCAATGTAGAGTGGAAGGAGGTACAACAGTGGAAGCTGATGGTGCTGTACCATTGAAAGCACCTAGCCAATGGAAAcctttattacttttaataccTCTTCGCCTTGGATTAAGCGAGATTAATCCTATCTACATTAACGGTCTTAAA ACTTCATTCAAAATTCCACAATCTCTAGGAGTAATAGGAGGAAAACCTAATCTTGCATTATATTTCATAGGATGCGTcg aaaatgaagtaatttatttagatCCTCATACAACACAAAGATCGGGTAGTGTTGGCAAAAAACTAGAAGAGGAAGAGATTGAAATGGATGCTACCTACCATTGTAAATCTTCTAGTCGTATACCTATCACGGGAATAGATCCTTCTGTAGCACTT TGTTTCTTTTGCGCAACTGAAAAGGACTTTAAATCTTTATGCAAATCTATTCAGGAAGAATTAATAACACCAGAAAAGCAACCTTTACTTGAATTATGTGCAGAAAGATTAGCACAGTGGTCACCAGTTGAAGATATAGCGTCAGAAGCTATAGCAACTTCAACTT TTGTAGATTTTGAACATGTAGATCCACAATGTGATACATCTGATGAAGACTTTGAATTACTTGGTTGA
- the LOC122577300 gene encoding cysteine protease ATG4B isoform X4, translating to MDSLFTQNISDEPEDIPQTDEPVWILGKKYNAIRELDIIRRDIRSKLWFTYRKNFVPIGGYNSTFTSDKGWGCMLRCGQMVLGQALIILHLGRDWQWTAETRNSTYLKILERFEDKRTAAFSIHQIASMGASEGKEVGQWFGPNTIAQQCRVEGGTTVEADGAVPLKAPSQWKPLLLLIPLRLGLSEINPIYINGLKTSFKIPQSLGVIGGKPNLALYFIGCVENEVIYLDPHTTQRSGSVGKKLEEEEIEMDATYHCKSSSRIPITGIDPSVALCFFCATEKDFKSLCKSIQEELITPEKQPLLELCAERLAQWSPVEDIASEAIATSTYVYFGIYCMLKDLLRRELLYAIAYRKFTKMNKNQIEYLNIKKLDYNFIHYLF from the exons ATGGACAGCCTTTTCacacaaaatatttcagacgAACCAGAGGATATACCACAAACAGATGAACCAGTATGGATTCttgggaaaaaatataatgccATAAGAG AACTGGACATAATTCGTAGGGATATAAGATCCAAGTTATGGTTTACTTACCGAAAAAATTTTGTGCCTATTGGTGGTTACAATTCTACATTTACATCCGACAAAGGTTGGGGTTGTATGTTAAGATGTGGTCAAATGGTTCTTGGTCAagctttaattatattacatttag gTAGAGATTGGCAATGGACTGCAGAAACTAGAAACAGTACGTACCTGAAAATTCTAGAACGTTTTGAAGACAAACGAACTGCTGCTTTCTCTATTCACCAAATTGCATCAATGGGAGCATcagaaggaaaagaagttGGACAATGGTTTGGACCCAACACAATAGCACAA CAATGTAGAGTGGAAGGAGGTACAACAGTGGAAGCTGATGGTGCTGTACCATTGAAAGCACCTAGCCAATGGAAAcctttattacttttaataccTCTTCGCCTTGGATTAAGCGAGATTAATCCTATCTACATTAACGGTCTTAAA ACTTCATTCAAAATTCCACAATCTCTAGGAGTAATAGGAGGAAAACCTAATCTTGCATTATATTTCATAGGATGCGTcg aaaatgaagtaatttatttagatCCTCATACAACACAAAGATCGGGTAGTGTTGGCAAAAAACTAGAAGAGGAAGAGATTGAAATGGATGCTACCTACCATTGTAAATCTTCTAGTCGTATACCTATCACGGGAATAGATCCTTCTGTAGCACTT TGTTTCTTTTGCGCAACTGAAAAGGACTTTAAATCTTTATGCAAATCTATTCAGGAAGAATTAATAACACCAGAAAAGCAACCTTTACTTGAATTATGTGCAGAAAGATTAGCACAGTGGTCACCAGTTGAAGATATAGCGTCAGAAGCTATAGCAACTTCAACTT atGTCTATTTTGGTATATACTGTATGCTAAAAGATCTACTTCGCCGGGAACTTTTGTACGCCATTGCATATcgtaaatttacaaaaatgaacaaaaatcaaattgaatatttaaatataaaaaaacttgattataactttatacattatttattttaa
- the LOC122577300 gene encoding cysteine protease ATG4B isoform X1, with the protein MDSLFTQNISDEPEDIPQTDEPVWILGKKYNAIRELDIIRRDIRSKLWFTYRKNFVPIGGYNSTFTSDKGWGCMLRCGQMVLGQALIILHLGRDWQWTAETRNSTYLKILERFEDKRTAAFSIHQIASMGASEGKEVGQWFGPNTIAQVLKKLVVFDEWSSITIHVALDNTLIVNDILKQCRVEGGTTVEADGAVPLKAPSQWKPLLLLIPLRLGLSEINPIYINGLKTSFKIPQSLGVIGGKPNLALYFIGCVENEVIYLDPHTTQRSGSVGKKLEEEEIEMDATYHCKSSSRIPITGIDPSVALCFFCATEKDFKSLCKSIQEELITPEKQPLLELCAERLAQWSPVEDIASEAIATSTYVYFGIYCMLKDLLRRELLYAIAYRKFTKMNKNQIEYLNIKKLDYNFIHYLF; encoded by the exons ATGGACAGCCTTTTCacacaaaatatttcagacgAACCAGAGGATATACCACAAACAGATGAACCAGTATGGATTCttgggaaaaaatataatgccATAAGAG AACTGGACATAATTCGTAGGGATATAAGATCCAAGTTATGGTTTACTTACCGAAAAAATTTTGTGCCTATTGGTGGTTACAATTCTACATTTACATCCGACAAAGGTTGGGGTTGTATGTTAAGATGTGGTCAAATGGTTCTTGGTCAagctttaattatattacatttag gTAGAGATTGGCAATGGACTGCAGAAACTAGAAACAGTACGTACCTGAAAATTCTAGAACGTTTTGAAGACAAACGAACTGCTGCTTTCTCTATTCACCAAATTGCATCAATGGGAGCATcagaaggaaaagaagttGGACAATGGTTTGGACCCAACACAATAGCACAAGTATtaaa aaaattagttGTGTTTGATGAGTGGAGTTCAATTACAATACACGTTGCTTTGGATAATACATTAATAGTTAATGACATTT tAAAGCAATGTAGAGTGGAAGGAGGTACAACAGTGGAAGCTGATGGTGCTGTACCATTGAAAGCACCTAGCCAATGGAAAcctttattacttttaataccTCTTCGCCTTGGATTAAGCGAGATTAATCCTATCTACATTAACGGTCTTAAA ACTTCATTCAAAATTCCACAATCTCTAGGAGTAATAGGAGGAAAACCTAATCTTGCATTATATTTCATAGGATGCGTcg aaaatgaagtaatttatttagatCCTCATACAACACAAAGATCGGGTAGTGTTGGCAAAAAACTAGAAGAGGAAGAGATTGAAATGGATGCTACCTACCATTGTAAATCTTCTAGTCGTATACCTATCACGGGAATAGATCCTTCTGTAGCACTT TGTTTCTTTTGCGCAACTGAAAAGGACTTTAAATCTTTATGCAAATCTATTCAGGAAGAATTAATAACACCAGAAAAGCAACCTTTACTTGAATTATGTGCAGAAAGATTAGCACAGTGGTCACCAGTTGAAGATATAGCGTCAGAAGCTATAGCAACTTCAACTT atGTCTATTTTGGTATATACTGTATGCTAAAAGATCTACTTCGCCGGGAACTTTTGTACGCCATTGCATATcgtaaatttacaaaaatgaacaaaaatcaaattgaatatttaaatataaaaaaacttgattataactttatacattatttattttaa
- the LOC122577300 gene encoding cysteine protease ATG4A isoform X5, producing MLRCGQMVLGQALIILHLGRDWQWTAETRNSTYLKILERFEDKRTAAFSIHQIASMGASEGKEVGQWFGPNTIAQVLKKLVVFDEWSSITIHVALDNTLIVNDILKQCRVEGGTTVEADGAVPLKAPSQWKPLLLLIPLRLGLSEINPIYINGLKTSFKIPQSLGVIGGKPNLALYFIGCVENEVIYLDPHTTQRSGSVGKKLEEEEIEMDATYHCKSSSRIPITGIDPSVALCFFCATEKDFKSLCKSIQEELITPEKQPLLELCAERLAQWSPVEDIASEAIATSTYVYFGIYCMLKDLLRRELLYAIAYRKFTKMNKNQIEYLNIKKLDYNFIHYLF from the exons ATGTTAAGATGTGGTCAAATGGTTCTTGGTCAagctttaattatattacatttag gTAGAGATTGGCAATGGACTGCAGAAACTAGAAACAGTACGTACCTGAAAATTCTAGAACGTTTTGAAGACAAACGAACTGCTGCTTTCTCTATTCACCAAATTGCATCAATGGGAGCATcagaaggaaaagaagttGGACAATGGTTTGGACCCAACACAATAGCACAAGTATtaaa aaaattagttGTGTTTGATGAGTGGAGTTCAATTACAATACACGTTGCTTTGGATAATACATTAATAGTTAATGACATTT tAAAGCAATGTAGAGTGGAAGGAGGTACAACAGTGGAAGCTGATGGTGCTGTACCATTGAAAGCACCTAGCCAATGGAAAcctttattacttttaataccTCTTCGCCTTGGATTAAGCGAGATTAATCCTATCTACATTAACGGTCTTAAA ACTTCATTCAAAATTCCACAATCTCTAGGAGTAATAGGAGGAAAACCTAATCTTGCATTATATTTCATAGGATGCGTcg aaaatgaagtaatttatttagatCCTCATACAACACAAAGATCGGGTAGTGTTGGCAAAAAACTAGAAGAGGAAGAGATTGAAATGGATGCTACCTACCATTGTAAATCTTCTAGTCGTATACCTATCACGGGAATAGATCCTTCTGTAGCACTT TGTTTCTTTTGCGCAACTGAAAAGGACTTTAAATCTTTATGCAAATCTATTCAGGAAGAATTAATAACACCAGAAAAGCAACCTTTACTTGAATTATGTGCAGAAAGATTAGCACAGTGGTCACCAGTTGAAGATATAGCGTCAGAAGCTATAGCAACTTCAACTT atGTCTATTTTGGTATATACTGTATGCTAAAAGATCTACTTCGCCGGGAACTTTTGTACGCCATTGCATATcgtaaatttacaaaaatgaacaaaaatcaaattgaatatttaaatataaaaaaacttgattataactttatacattatttattttaa